AAGTGTGTGTACTTGAATCTGTCAGCTCTTGGTTCTTCTTCTTTCTCAGGTAGTTGTGTCCAGGACAGATTAAAATCAGAGATGTGTGATGCCAGAGCAGACTGCAGCTAAAATTCATCAAAGATTTCACTTATACTgtcatttctcattctctcatcAACACTCATCtcatatatttacacacatcaaACACTCTCATATGTCACTTCTCTCTtaaatcatcacatttacttttgtattttaagaCTCTTTTTCTCACCTGATGGAGGATTTTGCCGCTCTCAGCAGCTACATCAACACTGGAGGACAATTTCAGTCTCAAAAAGGTTTTTTGTCTATAACGTAAAACTGAAAATACAAATTCAACAATCACGTACTAATAAAAACACTGATACTTAGAGAAAACACTGGTCACCAGAGCAGAATGAAATTTTAGTTTAACACTCTATATTTACATGACTGAAATGTTTTCGCAACAGATgatgatgtttttaaaatgacacCGTTCACATGGATCTGTGATAAATGACTAAAAACGCTGAACTATGCATGACAGGCAAtagtatgggattacttttgtgtcaataaaaatgaatgcaaacttaaaaaaaacgaacaaaaatattcaatgagaaagaaaaaaacactttgataatgaaaacaataaattcAATTGCAAgaatatgacatgattttaaaattaactgctatttttcttagcAATTTTCCAAGTTtcgtttttgtaaataatagttttgaattcgcagctagatttttcatttgcgcatctcaagttttcgttcgcctttctggcacaaatcttaCGTttgggcgggatttatggccgctttactctcattggttggTGAgctttggattgacagctccctgaccaggaagtcgatactgaagacagtgcagcggattaagagagcaatcttcttgcggttttctgttttgtattgttttagtgtttgaacttaaattactttcttattttgtcagtatattagcagggttgccaactttcacgcacttaaaagtaggacacgcctctatcacgccgtaacaacaagccaacgtcgagtaaagacaggatagctagccatattcacatgcaactttacttgggtttagaggccgtcaagacagccgtctataatttataattacaatgatatcaggaaaacgagatgcctagtgagttttgaggagatatacaataaagtgttatgcttccagtcatatttataatttatagattataatcgtggtggcattttacgtattgtttctatctttaaatgtttgtttatattttatgctttttttaacctgttttatgtaggtgtgtaaatacataatgaaattgatgtttgcaagaggcagactaaatgaataaaacattctaaaggcctctaattgtgtcaccttatgaatatgttttgttgtagcgtttaaaaaacataaatgtcatttgaatgtattggtagtgttttatgaggtgtactttctgtgaatgtaaagaaaggggtataatactgtacattcaccatgagtttaaaaagaaagatacagtacttgacttataagtggacttaattctttaaaaggagactgtatgcaagagcgacatcatcatcctcctcctcagctggacacaagtcaccctcaggtacatttatgtaaccgagatcataaaatcgctaaaagtttatctgtacagtaactatgcagcaatgttttcatttagcacgttaatttctcacaacccaataatctgtaacatgtctttattggatgttataatgcaagttgttcgttcctttttaagaaaataatcttacagtccataaaataatacctgacagaaagtataaagcacacaatgaacgaactaagtaaagacagaattgctactgtacaggaataaaacttttagcgattttctttattatctgaattacattcatttatctgaggctgaggaggacgatgatgaggaagacgcttggatccacaccgcgcatgacttgccaacttcaaataccaattactaatatacttaACTAAATAagtgagtagttttaatttttattgacacaaaagtaatcccatacaaTAGCTGCTGATGTCACTTTGCAAAGAAACAAGTAATACACATGACATCATCCTTTTTACAAATTCACGTTTTTGTAGTTTACACAAACACAGTATCTATTTCAAAAACTTTAAAACCTGCTTTCTACAGTTTGCATTTCTATGGAAGTATTTtaatgccattagtctttgaatCAAAAAcgcatgttgaattaccactaatccAAAATAAATCTGTGGTATTACCATTGCTTGCGAGTCTGtaattcaatatggttgtatagTTAAGCTGTGAAtgtttcaaattgaaacatttcacgcacaatttcacctTTAAAAAATTCTATAAtaaaaattcaccttttaaatttcatttaaaatattcaacttgttttaaaatacaacctttaattttcgacagacaattttcagtccatattatttcggtttaaaaattcgcttccacaatttcagtggttcaaattcggcttgaaatacaaagtttcacatccgggaatcccaggagaagcaatagagcgccgaatCCACagatgcatgatctctacctgctgcctgaccgcttcaccagcaggtggtgcaagtcgcttctgacgaagaccaaagcaagaaatgcagatacttttataTGCTGGCCACACAGTCCACTCATCCACTCATCTGCTCAATTAAGTGAAATTATTTGTTCTCATAaatctcttcttatgcatcatcaagaaaacatttattgacGCTTGTACtccactgtaaaactttgctgttttgcagcaggtttgccagtaacttactgtagattgaattactactttccaattagtactgttttccattactttattcaaaattaaaacactttgacttttgagattcaaaatgagcaagcaGAGACTGGCATTATCatagcaacactgcaaaaaatgacattcttccaaagcattttttctcttgttttctgtaaaaatattgaaaacttcttaaattaggATACATTTagataacaagaaaagtgatcAAGATATTTAggcttgttttatgaaagaaaatatataaactaggtaggtttatgcttaaaacaaaattgtacattaaatctacagtaagttactcgcaaacctgctgcgaaattacagcaaagttttacagtgtggcaGTTTAGCTCACCACTCAGCCCTGGAACGGACATGGAgcacggggacaattccaggtggcctggaatcagtggactagtcacacatttataatattaatttaatcattgAAATATCCTACCCAATCTCCTAGTACTGCCTATCAATAGTacgagtttatgtttgtatttggcttgctatttataCAGTACGCATTCAATACTTTTACATGCAAATGATGCGCACTATTACCCCCTTGGTTAAGATGGTCTGCAGGGCTGGACTAGGACATTAATTTGGCCCTGGCATTTTGGACCAGCTTCAGCCCTCCACCATTTTTGTCGACGGCATACATGTGCGATTCGCAATTGCGTTCGCGTTCCGTGCATACGCGCCAGATTCACGCTTCTAATCCGTCCATCTCTCTGGCCCATGCGTCTGCttcggcccaaaaagtacatcagcccaccgggaaaatgccgGGTATGCCCGATGGCCATGCCCGATGGTCTGGGTTAAGTACGAATGTACACGAAAAGTGCGCGCATGCAAAAGGTAAATTCTATGTATAAATAGctcgccaaatacaaacataaaatcgtgctattacagtttttttcaactgcttacacacaaaatgtttacttatcacacaatttctgaaacctgacactcaaacaccagaaccacacaccaaatcggcaaaaccatacactaattctcgacctttgactcagttttcagtttcataaaacactttttgcaaaacacaacacacaattttctatgtaacacacaaaaatcttacaggaagtatattgatttcctttttcaaacacaaccaatcaaaatgccacACTAATTCGTCAGTGCATCACACTAACtcctcacatgtgcaaacacacattgctttatttaacaccaaccaatcatgactttagaagaggcctataaataggccaagggtcaagttataggttttgaacaatggatgcaaacaatgtagacagagtaaggGGAGTTGAAGGGAGAGCCAGAGGACGAGGCAGAGTTCGAATTAGAGGACGAGtcggaagaagaggaggaagacgaGGAACAAGAAGTGTGGTCTCGAATGAGATCAGGGCCACAGTCATTGATCATGTGATAAACCACGGTTTACTGTAACAACAAGAGAGGCTGTACAGAGAGTCCAGCCCAATTTGAGTCGATTTACAATGGCAGGTATAATTTGAACCtttagaaatgagaacaggtatgtaacaatctactgttatgtacacatgatctaatgtacacaaacagtaggctataatacatatacagtattttacagtagtacCCTTGCATTCATTTACTACGGTGCACTGCATTGGTCACAGTCTGGTGAGGTATCACACTGTACAGCAGTACAGCCAACtgtaagaagacattctgaccatattgtataaaatagtatattatgttacagtttatggcacatactcacactgttcctgaatcttctacagagtggaaaggcgaaggtttcatgttcactgaagagcaagagacggctatcgtgaatttggttttggccaataatgcttttagaattcgtgaaatatacgcaaccatatgcttaatgatgccacaatttttgcaaacataaatgctgtgagtCCCTCAACAATACATCGTGTCCTCCAGAATTTTTGTTCCATACCGtgtacagtaatactgtattcacaaccagcaaaaacataaataaacacaagaaataaaaagtttggcttttgtttttacagtgaattttaaacatctctctgccaatttctttcaatcatgtacagaaatgtacagaggagctcatgaactaagagctttaggttttgaataactgtgtgtacatgatatatcccaaaatataacattacggtaaaagtgtttgcaacagaagacaaatgtttgcttttgaaatgtgtttgtgatatttttaatgtagtgcttcattttgaaagagatgtgaggcattttgcattttgtgtgtgcaattcttggatttgggtgtaaagttttgaaaaaaagaggcagctttttgaaaatgtgtgtaagcagttgaaaaaaactgtaataagcactatcttaagtcatcaaataatggtttAAGTTTCGGGGATgagaaaaatgtaatttgtaacAGTGAATTATTGAACCATACTGTGTATTgagtttttaatataaaataaatttgcatgaAGCTATTTTAATGACGCATACAATGGTATGGTCATAAATGtgtcagaaaacaaaacaacaagattttaaagcattacattagttacataacaccaacacaataaacttaacattgaaattcagataaaacattttattttggtataAAACTAAGCAGGAAAAAGagcaatacatttacatttttagacgaattgacaaataaaaataagcaaaCTGAAATAGTACCTAGTGCAAACAGATGTTAGAACAAGCCATAAACTATTTTTTTATcagaatgtaaaataaataatctacacactataaataataatttcttaaaaacgtaattgtaaaatattttgtaaatgtaggatataaatgtaacttaaacaaacgcataactacaccacttaaaagagaaCTATCAATGAAAATAATAAGGCATACAGCTTTTCATCTGAAACCTCTGAGGTCAgaatgcaaacaaaataaatatagccAATATTATATTAAggaataaattacaaaaacaagctgaaatactgcaacaacATAACAACTCGCGTCATTGTTTTTCCTTCAATGTTAGTTCTTCTGGTAATATGTAAGAAATACGTCGGGACATCCTAACTTTCTTATTGTGCCATTTAATGCTTTGTGTTCATATTCAGGGCTCTTCTGATTTCTGTATAGCCTAGGCTTTGTTAAAAAGATGTAGGCTATGCAAATTTTAGCCATTTGGTCTGAATAGATTAAGCAAcatttagcattttagcacggTACACCGGCCAATGAGACGATGCATGCTGATGGCGTGGCGTGGTCCGTGGACGCGAAAGGGTTAAGCAGGCAGATCTTACAAGCTTATAGCGTTTTTGTTCCACCATGCCACCATGGCAATGTTGTGGATATTCAGAAAAATGTTCGCTTCTCATTCAGTCAGCATAAGTtcatttaactgaactgtaGACATACGTTTCAGACACTTACATTTCGTGCTTTCTCCGTCAAAGCAAATCCTTAAATGAGTATGGTTTCAGCATATCTAGACTTCTGTCATTTCAAAttcataaatttaacaatatgttgacttaTTATGTAAGCATATAGATGATAAATGATTATACTAAATTgtaaaattttgttttatatgttataTTAGTATCGGGTAAGCTACACTTAAAATGAAAGTATATAgcctaatataaaagtataatgCAAAATACAATGCGCCAAACATCAACAGAACTATGTATATATATTGCCAGTGAgcactcattgttttctgaccagtaattaaatacatttttccactGCTCAGCCATGAAAGACTTGTGTTGAAGTGTATGTTAGAGGTCCTCGGTCCCAGTGGTTTCAGGTCTAACACTTTGACATTGGGCACGGGTCGAGTCCGATATGGCATCGGTTCTATAGCCtaatttaaaatgattgtgcTTTTACCAAATCGACCCGAAAAGACACAAATTAAATCAATCttatggttaggtaaacaacaTATATTTGTTACGCCAAACTTAAGACATAATTAGGTTAATTAGGTttagagtgagtgagtgaaatTTTGTCACTTcatgaacagacagcaactcaagcaCTTTAGCGTGTAGTCATACATGCATGTCCGTGTGAGGCACATTATTGTGAAAGTTTGTATCTTTGCACTTAGAAAACCATCTTACAGCTGTTAGATCCATAACGCCGTGAGGTCTCGCTTGGCTGCAGGCTCTACACAACGTTTCAGGTCTTgtcgggttctaaagaaagCTGTCTGTTTTATCTGGCCTGCGCGTGGCTAAAAGATTCGTTTCTGTCTcgtatcaaaataaaaaacgacAAACGTCTCCACAATTGCACAACAGCCAGCATTTTCTGAGTGTCGCAATTTAAAACAAGATCATGTGacgaaaataaaaagaaagctTGTAGAAATTGCTGCTACAATATACACTATAAACAGATGCACATAGTTGGAGAGTCCGCGTTAAAATCAGAGCGGCTGTCAATAAGCTGCTGAGATCACAGCTATTTGACtgctataaatacaaataaatgtccTATAAATGCTGATGATGAATAAGATTTATGTGAACATGATGtgctgaatgaaaaaaaaacttaattccTTCAAGCCAGAGCAGGAGGGCAGTCAAAGTCTGAGCATAATAGGCCTATAGTGTCCGTCTGTGTGGACTGCTGGCAGTGCAAGCGTCAGTAACATTTCTGAAAATgatgatgatgcataagaagagattTATGAGAACAAATAATTTCACTTAATTGAGCAGATGAGTGGATGAGTGGACTGTGTGGCCAGCAtataaaagtatctgcatttcttgctttggtcttcgtcagaagcgacttgcaccacctgctggtgaagcggtcaggcagcaggtagagatcatgcatctGTGGattcggcgctctattgcttctcctgggattcccggatgtgaaactttgtatttcaagccgaatttgaaccactgaatttgtggaagcgaatttttaaaccgaaataatatggactgaaaattgtctgtcgaaaattaaaggttgtattctaaaacaagttgaattttttaagtgaaatttaaaaggcgaattttgattattgaactttttaacggtgaaatttgaaatattcacagcttaaatatacaaccatattgaattgcagactctaaaaatgcaagcactggtaatgcaacagatttatttttgattagtggtaattcaacatgcttttacgcttcaaagactaatggcattaAAATACTTCCATACATTTCAGTCACTGCTCTCATGTCAATGAACAACCAAAACTCAAAAAAAGCTTTCTGTTTTAAGTTGAAAACGGTGTTGAGCCTGAATGTATTTGTGTAGTGGAGCAGCTGTGAttgaaattaataaaaaaactgatgatTTTCTTCAGGAGCTTCTTAACCAATCACTCATACTGACTTCAGTCTCATTCATACATTCACATCAACTCATatcaacacacattcacaacacAGTGCAATTGACAAATATACACACTAAAATAAACAgcatgaataaaataaacacaatatcaACAAAATGTCTTGAAAATATTGATGAATTACCCAACAAAAAGACTCAAATCATTCATTATACTAAATATTTACAAGTACAATTTTAAATGCACCAGCTCTACCAAACAgtacattttaaagacattacCTCCATAGACCTCCACTTCACACAGAGTGAGATGAGATGTACGTCCAGGCATGATCACATTCACATAACGTCCCTCCATCCCATGACACGAGTAACTGATGGTTTGACCAGGTAGAGGATCAGAAGTCACAGCACatctagagagagagaatcaatgAATCTCTACAGAGGTgtttaatcaatcaatctatGAAAAGTGTTGAAGTGATTTCATGAGTAACTTTACATGGGATTGTTGTTTCCATTGTTGTCCAGTGAGTTTCCAATACGAATCTCTGCTCCGTTGGTTTGTTCCAAATGTTCGTCTGGTCTAGCAGTGATGATCACTGTACCGATGTCATAATAATCCAAGAGATCCAGCCTCCACCATGGGTCACTCTCAGATGTTGTAGCAGAGCAATATGTAACATCATCTGGGTCTGGTCCATATCTGACACCATCTATGGCATGTTGAGGTAGCCAGGTGAGATATGTGGATGACTGTgtcactgttcctttaaatgctaaattctctataaatatatattcaaaaaCAGTTGATCAGTCCGTCTGTAGATATATATAAAGTCATGACAACATTAGAAGATGAATAGGAGGACTTTATCATTGTCTGTTTCAACATAAGTGTTCTATCAGTTTGATTCATTGCTTTTTCATTTGACACAACACACATAAACCACAGACTCACAGCTGAAAAACTTTTCACTTCACATTGAAATATCTGTCTGATCCTTTATAACTCATCTAAGTTTCATGTCAACTATTAGATAACAAGAACGTTTCACTTGAAAGTTTgcaacacaaatatttttttgattCATGTCTTAGATTATAACTTTCATGaatattcattaaaataaactgATCCAAAAAATCTATATTGTAAAATGAATTCAATAATAATGCATGCTGGTGTAAGTATCTGCACAAATCTGAAAACATTCCTGATATTTCCAGTGGAAGCTCTTGAAAGACTGAGCGTCTAGATGAGACgaaaaatttgatgaaaaacacaaacataccaGAATGAAGCATTAGAGAACACATTCCCATGAGAATTAAACTGTCAGCTAACCACAAACTTACAACaatgaataaacaataaaaacaatcattttgatCATTCTACATGTGAAGACTCAAAAGAATTAATTACCTGCTAAACTACCTGGAATACAAAGACCTGTTGAACAAAACAAGAATTTTACACTTATATCTGAAAATCAATTACATTAAGATTAATACAAAGCTGTTTCTTTAATTCTAAAGATTTAAAGATTTAAAGATTTGCATGAAGAATGACTGACAGcatgtatgatgttgagatgaTGATGTGAGGTGTACTCACCAGAGAGTAAGATCAGATGAATGAGTTTGTCCATGTCTCTGCTGAACAAAAGGAATATGAGaaaggagaagagaagagaattgAGTTTCTTCTGGGTTATGAGCAGAACTTACACATGAAGATTTCACTCCTCTCTTCTTCACTCTTCTAGCAATACATCAACACATCCATCTGGACATTTGACTGTCACTCTCTCCACCCTCATGATGACGTCACCACTGAATAGAACAGCACTGGACC
This region of Triplophysa rosa linkage group LG1, Trosa_1v2, whole genome shotgun sequence genomic DNA includes:
- the LOC130556765 gene encoding fucolectin-1-like; protein product: MQFSMASRDMDKLIHLILLSGLCIPGSLAENLAFKGTVTQSSTYLTWLPQHAIDGVRYGPDPDDVTYCSATTSESDPWWRLDLLDYYDIGTVIITARPDEHLEQTNGAEIRIGNSLDNNGNNNPICAVTSDPLPGQTISYSCHGMEGRYVNVIMPGRTSHLTLCEVEVYGVLRYRQKTFLRLKLSSSVDVAAESGKILHQLQSALASHISDFNLSWTQLPEKEEEPRADRFKYTHFNNMF